A genomic stretch from Hemibagrus wyckioides isolate EC202008001 linkage group LG18, SWU_Hwy_1.0, whole genome shotgun sequence includes:
- the pfdn1 gene encoding prefoldin subunit 1: MMGRGNQQCACAVAPPVSVNMAAPVDLELKKAFAELQAKMIDTQQKVKLADLQIEQLSRVKKHANLTHVEITSLPSNTRMYEGVGRMFILQSKDEINNQLLEKQKTADDKIKELEQKKTYLERSVKEAEDNIREMLMSRRAQ, translated from the exons ATGATGGGGCGGGGGAACCAacagtgcgcatgcgcagtagcTCCGCCTGTCTCTGTCAACATGGCGGCCCCCGTAGACCTAGAACTGAAGAAG GCCTTTGCAGAATTGCAAGCCAAAATGATTGATACACAGCAGAAGGTGAAGCTCGCAGACTTGCAAATCGAGCAGCTGAGTCGCGTGAAGAAGCACGCCAATCTGACCCATGTAGAGATCACCTCACTGCCCAGCAACACTCGCATGTACGAGGGAGTGGGACGCAT GTTTATCTTGCAGTCGAAAGATGAGATTAATAACCAGCTGCTGGAAAAGCAGAAGACGGCAGATGATAAGATCAAGGAGCTGGAG CAAAAGAAGACGTACTTGGAGCGAAGTGTGAAGGAGGCCGAAGACAACATCAGAGAAATGCTAATGTCCAGGCGTGCTCAATAA